One genomic region from Siniperca chuatsi isolate FFG_IHB_CAS linkage group LG18, ASM2008510v1, whole genome shotgun sequence encodes:
- the LOC122865755 gene encoding homer protein homolog 1-like: MGEQPIFSTRAHVFQIDPSTKKNWVPTSKHAVTVSYFFDNTRNVYRIISLDGSKAIINSTITPNMTFTKTSQKFGQWADSRANTVYGLGFSSESNLAKFADKFAEFKEAARLAKEKSQEKMELTSTPSQESAPGDLQSPLTSESINGTDDERVTPDTPQHTEARAEPSQNALAFSHSSTSINKHWEAELAALKGNNAKLTAALLESTANVKQWKQQLAAYQEEAERLHKRVTELECVSGQTTVIKSQKTELNQTIEELESALKAKEEELERLKAEVESANEFQSQKDSLALKLQDTESKNQTLEAQLSDLEQRLESSQQEKEAFRKSLRSLLELLDSKIFELTELRDTLAKLIEAS; encoded by the exons AGAGCAGCCCATCTTCAGTACACGGGCCCACGTCTTCCAGATCGACCCAAGCACCAAGAAGAATTGGGTTCCCACCAGTAAACATGCTGTCACAGTCTCCTACTTCTTCGACAATACCAGGAATGTATATCGAATCATCAGTCTGGATGGATCTaag GCCATTATCAACAGCACCATTACCCCCAACATGACATTCACCAAGACATCACAGAAGTTTGGCCAGTGGGCCGACAGCCGAGCGAACACTGTCTACGGCCTCGGCTTCTCGTCTGAGAGCAACCTGGCCAAG tttgcaGATAAGTTTGCGGAGTTCAAGGAGGCGGCACGGTTAGCCAAAGAGAAGTCTCAGGAGAAGATGGAGCTCACCAGCACGCCCTCTCAG GAGTCAGCCCCAGGTGATCTGCAGTCACCTTTGACCTCAGAGAGCATCAACGGTACAGACGATGAGAGAGTCACACCAGACACACCTCAGCACACCGAAGCCAGAGCAGAGCCTTCCCAGAATGCACTGGCCTTCTCACACAG TTCAACCAGCATCAATAAGCACTGGGAGGCGGAGCTGGCGGCACTTAAGGGGAACAACGCCAAGCTGACGGCAGCTCTGCTCGAGTCCACGGCCAACGTCAAACAGTGGAAACAACAGCTGGCGGCCTATCAGGAGGAAGCGGAGAGGCTACACAAACGG GTGACGGAGCTGGAGTGTGTGAGCGGCCAAACAACGGTGATCAAATCCCAAAAGACGGAACTCAACCAAACGATAGAAGAGCTGGAGTCGGCTTTGAAGGCCAAGGAGGAG GAGTTAGAGAGACTTAAAGCAGAGGTGGAGAGTGCCAATGAGTTCCAGTCTCAAAAAGACTCCCTTGCACTGAAACTACAG GACACGGAGTCGAAGAACCAGACGTTGGAGGCCCAGCTGAGCGATCTGGAGCAGCGTCTGGAGAGCAGCCAGCAGGAGAAGGAAGCCTTTCGCAAGAGCCTGCGCtccctgctggagctgctggacaGCAAGATCTTCGAGCTGACCGAACTACGGGACACGCTGGCAAAGCTCATCGAGGCCAGCTAG